The region TTGAGCGGGGGAGGACATTAGGTGAAGCCCCTTTATTTATATTCAGCTCGTTGaaccctgggctgtgcagtcCAAGGGGACAATATGTGGGGGGGAGTTCATGGCTGTAACCAGTGTGAGGGTTGTGAGAGAGGCCATAGCCAAGGCTGCAGCTCCTTTGTGAGGAATAGGAGCCTTCCTTGAGGTTCCCATCATTAACTCCGCATTCTCTGAAAACTGGGACATGAATTTGTCAGCAAAAAGTCTTATTGCCACAATCCCTCTGCAACAGGAAGGAGGGGTGTGCACACATCAATAAGCTCAGTTACCTCAGTGCCACAGTGGCACAGCTTCATTTCTCATAAGATGTCTCATAGACCCATCCAGAAGTAACAGTTTTACTGAGTTTTCTGTGTCAGATGCACTTCCTGGTACTTCCCAGTTGCCAGCTAAATGCTTCCGTAAGAAGGCCTGGTTTAGATCAGTGGCCGACTGCATTCGGTATTTCAGCCAAGCTCAAAGCTCCCCTCgcagggctgctctgaaacTGCAGGGCCATCTCGGGCCttgctgggctgctctgagTCCCTCCAGCCTTTGCATCCTCCCCATCTCCCTCCGGGTAGACAAGTCTCCCAGGCCACGGTGTTGTCAGGAAAAAATGAGCCCAGCTGCTGTCCTGTTGTTGCAGACAAAGGAGGGAAGGTTTTTGTGCAGGATGAAGAAGGTCCCCTGGGGTCTGTGAGATGGGAGGAGGCTGGTTGGGTTCAGGCCTTTGTTTTGCTCACCGAAGGTGCTGCTGAAGCCCGGGGCTGGATGAAGGGGCGAGGTGCTGCTCATCCCCACCACACTGCACCAGCCTGGACCCAAACCCTGCTGAGCAAACCCCATCCCgctctgctggtgctgcccagaaGGCCTCTTTGGCTGTGCCCCACTcagcctggtgtccccaggaaGGGATTGATTGCTTGTCAGGCTGGGGACATGAGTGCCCCAAACCGTGCCGGGGTCAGTGCTGTGTCCCTTGCTCAGGATAAAGGGTCCCAGAGGCAGAGGGGTACGGGCATTGGGCCATTCCTAcgtgtgctctggggctgggccGGGGTTGGTGACAGCGCAGGCAGGGTTGGTGACAGCGCGGGCAGGGTTGGTGACAGCGTGGCCGGGGTTGGTGACAGCGCGGGCAGGGTTGGTGACAGTCTGCCGGGGTTGTGACAGCGCATGCAGGGTTGGTGACAGTCTGCCGGGGTTGTGACAGCGCTGCTGGGGTTGTGACAGCGTGGCCGGGGTTGGTGACAGCGCAGGCAGGGTTGGTGACAGCGTGGCCGGGGTTGgtgacagcacaggcagggttGGTGACAGCGCGGGCAGGGTTGGTGACAGCGCAGGCAGGGTTGGTGACAGCGCAGGCAGGGTTGGTGACAGCGTGGCCGGGGTTGGTGACAGCGCGGGCAGGGTTGGTGACAGTCTGCCGGGGTTGTGACAGCGTGGCCGGGGTTGGTGACAGCGTGGGCGGGGTTGGTGACAGCGCTGCTGGGGTTGTGACAGCGTGGCCGGGGTTGGTGACAGCGCAGGCAGGGTTGGTGACAGCGTGGCCGGGGTTGgtgacagcacaggcagggttGGTGACAGCGCGGGCAGGGTTGGTGACAGCGCAGGCAGGGTTGGTGACAGCGCAGGCAGGGTTGGTGACAGCGTGGCCGGGGTTGGTGACAGCGCGGGCAGGGTTGGTGACAGTCTGCCGGGGTTGTGACAGCGTGGCCGGGGTTGGTGACAGCGTGGGCGGGGTTGGTGACAGCGCTGCTGGGGTTGTGACAGCGTGGCCGGGGTTGGTGACAGCGCTGCGTTCTCCCCCGCCAGGTCTCGTTCCGCTACCACTGCCAGCTGTACTCGGAGTGGCGAAGGACCAACCAGAAGGTCCGGCTGATGATCCCGGCCTCGCGGAGCCCTCACCCCGTGCCCCACTCCCTGCTCTCCGCCAAGCTCATGAAGAAGGCCGCGGATGAGACCACGGTCTGAGCCGTCCCGCAGGCTGCCACGGCGGAGGGTCGGGCATCCTCACAGGCCCAGGGACCGTGGCAGCTGTGGGGGGACTGGAAAACAATCATCCCACCCAAAGGCACTCTGTGCTCAGCACGTGCTTTAGACCTTGGCAAAGAGACACATAATCAACATCTGTGGGGGAAATGGCCCAAAAGAGCCTGATGGCAGAAAATGCCTGtctgcagggacactttccTATAATGAAATACCATACATGGAAAAcatctccctttctctctctctatatatatatatctatatataatattattttttaatggcCATGCATATTGTGTTACAGTCCTTTTGTGTTGATGTTCTAAAGCTTCAGGATAGAAGCTGGCAATCTGATCTCATTCAGAGGTTAAATCAATGCCTTTTCTCCAAATGAGCATATGAGGAACACTTTCCATCAACCATTCTTGAAAGTCCCCTTCTCCTTTGCACTAAATTGGTTTTGATATACTACAGCAGCCTTCCCGTTACTCTTTGGTCTCTTTTGTGGTGTTCTGTCCTTTCTAGAAAGTTAAgtgtttttaataattattataatcCCAGAAGGAGTAAAATGACATAATACTGAATGGAGACATTTTGTATTGTAAAGTACTGTAATTTTGAGAATTTCAAAATCAGTTTCAGAATGAGAGAATCTTTTCCGGCGCAGACATGATCTCACAAAATGCTTTCCTTGAGATCTGGCTTATCCCCAGGACTCGGATGCACTCAGCCCTTGGTCTGTCTGGCAAAGGTAGATGGAGGATCCGAGGGTGGGAAGAGATGGCTCCATACTAGCTAAACCCACCATTGCCTTTTGCTTTGCAAAAATTGAGAAAGGAGCTTTCCTGACCCCAGAAGGTGGGAGTTGGAGTCTCTGTTTGCTGATGTCCTTTTGCCAGCTTGAGGCTGGACCTCCTGTAGCATCAGTTTCACATGTACCTTAGGGGACAGGCCATGCCCTGCGGCGCTGGCAGGACGCGGGTGCTCTTGGCTGTCTCTGCGCTTTATTTGCACattccagaggagctgctggcattggGTTCATCCCTGGTAACGCTGCCTGCCTGTTGTGTCCTCTAGTGAAACCTCCCAGTTTGCTGGTCCCAGAGAAGAGGCTCTGGGTCCCTTGTCCAGTGGGGCCAGtgttcctccttctcctcctccttttacCTGTGTTTCCAGCACATGCAGTTCTCAAAGCCCTCTGTCTCAGAATGCCCCCTTTGCCAAGAGTCCCCCTGGTTTGGCTTTGGTCCTTGTCTCTGCCACCTCACCCTGCCAGACAGTGCCtggtgctgagctctgctgccctggcaggtgCTCCAGAGGTGTGTGCAGCTGCTTTGCTGGAGCCTGAGCTCTGGCTCCGTGGTGGTGAGGGTAGAGAGCAGGCAAGAGGCAGGCTCTGAGGGGTGCTTGTGTCCTTGCAGTGGGTGGTGGTGGTCATGCACTATGTCCCTCTGCCCCTTTGCTGAAAGCAAGTGGGTCAGTGCAATGCCCTGTGAGATGGACATCTGTAATTTCCTGAATTCAAAGCACCATGTgcacttcttcctcctcctcctcctcctcttctctagCTGCAAAACAGGATGTGTTTCCTTGTGTGTTCCCTCAGCCTGATCTGGAAGTTTCTGGTGGCCTGAGCAGCAGGGACCAGTGTGCCATCTTGCCCTACAGGATTGCTCCAGCCCTTGGCCCTGGTGTCTGCCTGctctcctctgtcccctctcccaggTACAGCTTGGGGATACCCTGACACATCTTGCAGCAGCCTCTTTGTGCCCTGAGGGCTGCTCTGAACTGGTCTCTCTTCCAAGCATCAGGGGCTGGTGTGACTGTGGGTGAATGTCCTCTGCTACAGCCAGGCTGCACAtctctgctcccctctctcGGCCACCCCCCGACTGTCCCCTCCCTTCTTCCACATACCTGGGGTGTCTGCCCTTTTCCCAGTCATGCACTCATGCAGGGATTACTCTGCTTCTGGTACTCATGGTggagaggctgctgcagccctctcCAGTCACAGTCCTTTCTccagtcccatcccattcccacgCAGGCGCTCCCGCCCTGCACACCCCTtccatggcagcaggctctgtaCCACTGCTCTGTGCCTTGTCCTGGGTGCCCCTTCCTTCAGCCCCTTCCCAACAACCCCCTTGTCACCAGGACATCACCAGTGAAGAAAAATGGAGGGGGGGGTTTTAACCTtccaagccctggctgcctcccaGGAGCTTGGCCCCACAAGGCACTGAGTTCTGGCAGATGATGAGGGATGCTCTCTCCCATAGCATGTCCCCAGGGAAAGGACTTCATGGAGCCAGTGTTCCAGTTAAGAAACCCACCATCAATCCAAATATGCGACTGTGGAAGCCAGAAGCCCTTGGCTGGGGCAGTGGGGGCCCGGTCCCGTGTGTGGCCGTGGCTGCACTCAGCATCCTTGGCTTTGTTGCCATTGCCAATAATTGGAGTTGTTGCATGTGCCCCCACAAGACCCAGTAGTGACTCTTTGAGTCTTGTCCTCCTTCCCAGAGATGTTCAGCTCGTGGATGTGGGCAATCGGTGTCTGACCCACCACATTCCAGTGCATTCTAGGGAAATGGGCTGTGCAATGATGTAAATAAAAGTGAGACAAACTTTGGGCTGTTGTGTTGTTATTGGagggggccagggctgcagagccctggctgcctccctGAGAGCACCCTGCTacctcctgcctgcagcagctgccctggccagcccccagggccccagcagaaGGTTTCCAAGTTGGACAAAACCCAGGGCTTTTTTAATTTCTGGGTAGTTTCTCTGTCAGTGTAGAGAAGCCTGCCTGGCGTGGGCCAAGTCAAGAGTCCTTTGGCCCCTGGTTGGGCCAGGGGTGTGTATGGGGCTGCATGGAGCGACCCTGATGCTGCATGATGCTACCCCACAGAGGCTTCCTGTGAGCTGCCTGACCCAGGCCTGCCCAtggccctgagcccagcctctcactccagggctgtgggagacactggacacagctgtgagCCCTGGTGAGGTCATggtgggcagtgcccagctgtgcccgacTGTGTCTGAGCTGTGTCTGAGCTGTGTCTGAGCTGTGCCCAAGTGTGcaagagctgcagggcaggagccttGCTCTCTGTGCTTGCTACCAGCTGGCTCTGAGAGCCATCCAGGGCCAGCActgtggcaggggctgcagggcatgGAACCTCAGGGCAGAGACTTGGGCAGCCATTGTTCCCTGTTCTGTGAAGCAATGAGGAGACCCAACATCCCCTGCAGCCTTGGCCCCTGGCCCTGGACCTGTGCTGCAAATTTGGTCACGCCACACTTGCAGCAGGGGGTTGGAaattgtgaagctgcccattTAAAGTGCCACTCAAAGCACTGCAACACCAATGTTGGATGCATTTCTGAGGTCCTGGACAAGGCTTGAGCCTTGGGCAAGACCTTGGATGAGTTGCTTGGCCAAGCTCTCAAATCAAGGGTTTTCTGGGTTtgtttatattaaaagaaaaaaaaggtttaaaaaaagaGAGTGCCGTGGTTGGCTCAGCCAgacctttaaaataaaactctgaTGCCACACAGCAATCTGGCAGGGTGGGGAGAAGACAAAGTGGCATCTGCAACAACAAGAACAGTGTAAAAGGAGCAGAAGTGCCAGAGAAAGGGCTCACCGGGAAAAAGGAAAGTTTCATGGGAAGGGCGTTCAGTCACAGTTGCTTGGCTGACGTGCCAAATCCAGGCAGGCTTTGTTTGGAGCATGTCTGACAGACCAATGCTGAGAAGAGCATGTTTGTTGAGGTGCTTCCACTGTCCACTGCTGCAGCCTttttccctggcagcaggagggtcCCAGGGGTCTGATCCCACCCAGCTGTGGACCAAGGGCTTCAGGAGTGCCCTGTGGCCTCTGTGTCCAGGCAGGGTTGAGGAGGCAGCAGTCACTGCTGCcatgtgctgctgtgcccacgCTGGCTGTGGCACAAACCTCCCAGCCCCAATTGTCTCCCCAGAACCACTCAGAGCCCACATGGGTCCAGCCTTGCTCAAGGACCCCAGTGTTCCTTACCCTTCCTACCCATTGTGGCTCCAACATCTCTAACACATGAGAGCTGAATTTAAGCTCCCCTGAGTCTTTGTGGTGCAATTCTACATGAAATTGTGTATTTCTCACACAAATGCTGCAATTACGTAACTCAGCTCCCAGagagatgatttttttaaaatttaatttttgggAGACACATCAAAAAGGAAACCAGAGCAAAATATTTACTCCCTCCAGACCACAAAATTCCAGTGAAGAAGTTCCCAGACACCAATCTGTTGAAAAACCCAACTTTTCTCCAGTCTGAGGGACTTCGCTGGCTTTCAGAAAGGaatttcttcttcttgattGAGGTAGGTGCCCCTAaatgcacagcacagctctttTGGGATGTTTTGCATGACAAAGGACAAAAATACAGAACTAACAATCTGCCATCTCCATAACCAACCTTCTGCTGTGGACCTCTGTCACAGTGTAACCCCAGCTGACAACTAAACACCACACAGCCACTCAGTCACACAGCACCCTCCAAGGgggatggggggaaaaaacttTTGATTTGAGGtaaaaacagtttaataattgagATAAAAGtaatatataataatactaatgatAATTATAattgtaatgaaaaaaatataaacccCAAGTAGAACAAGTGATGCCTGGGGTAGGTGCTCAGCACCCGCTGATCTGTGCCCAGCTTGTCTCCCAGCAGCCATCAGCccctcaccagcagctcctccagttTACACACTAGGGAGGATGTTTTATGGTGTGGAATATCTCCCTGGCCAGTtcgggtcagctgtcctggctgtgttctgccctgccccagcttcTTGTGCAACTCCTCGctggcagagcatgagacaCAGAGAAGGCCGTGTAAACACCACATGACTGATGGTTGGATTGTTGCTCCCAATATTATTCTCATCCtaaatcccaaacccagcactgTGCTGGCCACTGAgaggaaaattaactctatcccaagCAAAACTAGGACAGTCTCAGAGGCTCCTGCCCATGGAGAGTAGGAAGTGCCTCACTGGGAGCAGAGAACCCTGGGTTTCCCCAGTCTTGATGCTACCACAGTGGAAGAGGCTtagggcagagctctgggggcAGATACCTGGGCTTGACCCAGTGCTGCaactctgcagcccctggagtAGAGCAGGGAGACCAATATTGTTGTCTGTGCCCAGATGCCACCACAACAATGACAACTGAAATGGCAGTAAAGAAGGTCCAACCAGAAAAGTGTTCAGAGATGAAATCTAGGCTGGACCCAGGCAATGTCCCTCTTCACCTACATCCACCTTCTCCTCTCCTAAGGACAGGATTTAGCAGGATCCTGTGAGGTGGGACCTAGAGAATGGCAGATCTGTGGCCATTCTTGTGGATTCCTGCCTCTCCTGTGGGTTTCAGACACAGCTCAGCattgtgctttccttcctgggctgcccctgctgctgcccctgcgcTGCTAccagtgctctgctgcacaAAATGTGTTTGGTGCACATCAGGCAAGGACAGGCTCTGGATGTGTGGGGAAGATAAGTGTTATCATGAGTATCCAGctatgtttggggttttttaacttAATTGAAAAAAGCCAGAGGCACTACACCAGCACCCTTGGAGGAGCTGGACCCTGCTGTATTTTCCATGGCCTCgtacagagcagctctgcagtgccctggcacTCAGTGAAGGTCTCTGCCATGGGACCACTGGGCACCAAGCTCCTCCCTGCACCCCGTCTCTGTGCTCCCTGTTGTCCCTGCAGTCCCAGCTGAGGGGTGGGGGGATAAAGGAGGCTCTGTTGTGGCATCCACCTCCATGACCTGCCAGTCCTCTCCTTGGGGGCCAGAGGATCCACATGAGGAGGAGCCAGCAGGATGCAGGACCCTCCCAGTTCCCAGCATCAAGACCCAAGGTGATGGAGTTTGCCTTTCCAGCCTCTCCCCTGCCCCTCATGTTCCCTCCCTGTCAGGGGCACAGCTTGAGCCACGAGTCCATCCCCACCCAGAGCCACGGGCGCAGCCTCTCCCCAGCACACGAGGCCAGGCAGAAAGCAAAGATTGGGGCTTCACTCTCAGCATCAGCAAAAGTCACCTGCTTGTCTGTGAAGTCCAGGCAGACCTGGATGGCCCTGGGGAGGCAGGTAAGGTGCAGCGGGGTCCAGTCAGGCTCACTGAAAGCATGGTACTGTCCAAACCACTGGCCCACGGCCCAGATCCCCTCCTGGGGCATAAAATTGAGGACCCCCTTCCTCCTGACAGACTCCTGGGCCACTCCCACTGCCCACCAGTCCCCTGCCTCGGCCACCTCCACCTCCCAGCAGTGTCTCCCCGCAGCAAAggcctggctgcccagcacGCACGGCTCCGTGTCAAACCGCTCGGGGTTGTTGGGCAGCAAGGTCCACTCGTGCCCCCGTCCCACCCCTCGCTGGTCACTGGCCAGAATGAGGAAGGGGTTGGCGGTGTCTGGATCCAGAGTCACgtcagctggggacagaggaggagaagctgctcagaacaggcagccctggggctgcatcCACCCCAGCAAGAGAAGGGACAGGGTGAGttccttttccctgcagtgGGAAAACCAGCCCTAGCTGGACTGTCCtggctccctgctgccccatccctgtccctacCCCAGGGGCCTGCACACATCCTGGACAAGGGGACCTCAGTTtcctggaggaggaggcagcaccTGAGTGGGTGGGTGCACACCTGCAGTGCAGCCACCTGGACCTGAGTCtgggtgtctctggtgctgtgAGAGGAGAACAGGCAGGTCAGGGCACAAACCAATGCCGACCACAGTAGAGATTACCCCAAGACCCATAACCCATGGCCCCAGATTCACATCTCTTTCTATGAACAGTGGAGGGGGCCAAGGATGTCAGCTCAGGAGCCTTTGGTGCTGTAGCTGGGTCTACAGGTGAGCACCAAGAGTTCAGCTGGGAGTGTTGCAGCCACCAAGTCCCCAACCCATGAAAAGCCTAGTCTGGGGACAAACCCCAGGGATTTGACCTTCAATAGTTGTCCCACAGCAGAAGCAGGATGCATTTGTCCTCAAGAGAGGACAGTTCCCCCTCCTGTTCCCTTCTGAAAACTCACCTCTTCCATTCATCTCCTCCACCTCAACAATCAGGGTCTCACTTTCTACTGTCTCCATCTTGGATGCCAGCATATCCACAGTCAATCAACAGGGAGGGAGACAGGATTCACTGCTGAAAGTGGGAATTACAAGACTCGAGGACTGCCTGAAGATGATAAAGCAGAGAAGGAGTAATGGAAAGGTCACAGCATTCAGCATTTTTACACAGCCAGTACTTACCTGCTGAGCCTGCAGGCTGACTCCAGGAAAGCAGCTTTGAGATGGGTTGAAAGGTCTTCAGTCTGCTTCCCACTCCTCTGATCCTCTCATCTGCTCATGGCTGGACTGAGCTTGCCCAGCACTTCCAGCCTGTTTGAGTGAGCAGGGCACAGTCCAGAGGGGCTGGATGGCCTGGAGAGCAGACCTGGGAGTCTGTCTGGGTACCACCCCACCAAGCTTCCCCCTCCCATCCTCTCTGCAATGACCTCCCATGCCCTGAAGCTGCCAGCCCATGTGGGACCTCATCCAACACTTGATTTGGCaattcctcctgttcctgcagtgcccagtcCTGTTTACATGACAGGGTCTGCTGCATCTCCCctccctgagcccagctgcaggTGGCTGATAAGAGCCCCTGAGTGCTGGAGGAGTCTGTATCTCCCTGTGCAGGATGCTCAGAGCCCTCTTGGGCCATGGCCCCAcaggcacctccagcccctggggatggcacctggggacaccaccCGCAGAGCAGTGGCCCTGCTCTGGGTGTCCAGGCTCATtctgggaaaaggaaggggaggtctggctcctgccctggctgtttGCCCAGTTCTGTCCTGCTGCATGGGTTCATGGTGGAGATGTGTGCAGGGCATGCGCCACCTCAATTGCCCAACTGGTAAATGGGGAACAGCATGTGCTGGGCTTTGCTCCCACCTGTCTGTTCTCCAGGCAGCT is a window of Agelaius phoeniceus isolate bAgePho1 chromosome 29, bAgePho1.hap1, whole genome shotgun sequence DNA encoding:
- the LOC129131288 gene encoding E3 ubiquitin-protein ligase TRIM7-like isoform X1, whose protein sequence is MLASKMETVESETLIVEVEEMNGRADVTLDPDTANPFLILASDQRGVGRGHEWTLLPNNPERFDTEPCVLGSQAFAAGRHCWEVEVAEAGDWWAVGVAQESVRRKGVLNFMPQEGIWAVGQWFGQYHAFSEPDWTPLHLTCLPRAIQVCLDFTDKQGHLPQSRRRNSFLKASEVPQTGEKLGFSTDWCLGTSSLEFCGLEGVNILLWFPF
- the LOC129131288 gene encoding E3 ubiquitin-protein ligase TRIM7-like isoform X3 produces the protein MLASKMETVESETLIVEVEEMNGRADVTLDPDTANPFLILASDQRGVGRGHEWTLLPNNPERFDTEPCVLGSQAFAAGRHCWEVEVAEAGDWWAVGVAQESVRRKGVLNFMPQEGIWAVGQWFGQYHAFSEPDWTPLHLTCLPRAIQVCLDFTDKQGHLCSTSHSHRGPGDSGDKAEGLHNPREASPTLA
- the LOC129131288 gene encoding E3 ubiquitin-protein ligase TRIM7-like isoform X2 yields the protein MLASKMETVESETLIVEVEEMNGRADVTLDPDTANPFLILASDQRGVGRGHEWTLLPNNPERFDTEPCVLGSQAFAAGRHCWEVEVAEAGDWWAVGVAQESVRRKGVLNFMPQEGIWAVGQWFGQYHAFSEPDWTPLHLTCLPRAIQVCLDFTDKQVTFADAESEAPIFAFCLASCAGERLRPWLWVGMDSWLKLCP